The Effusibacillus lacus DNA segment CAAACGGCAGGAGAACAAAACACCTGTTGCCTAATCGAAACAGACAAACAGTGATACACTTGTATCATCCACACACGGGGAATCCCCCGGGTACAAGAGGAGGCAGTGGCCATGATACCAGTCGATAAGTACACTGGTGCCTTAAACCCCGATTTTACATTTCAACGGTTTATTGTCGGTTCGGAGAACATGTTTGCCCACGCAGCGGCAATGTCGGTTGTAAATGCACCCGGTAAGGCATTCAATCCGCTGTACGTTTATGGACCTTCAGGTCAAGGCAAGACCCATTTGGTGCAGGCAATCGGAAATGAAATCCGCGCCAAACACCCGGAACTGAAAGTGGCTTACACCACCGGAGACCAATTCTGGAATAACCAAAGCCGGGAATTTGAACAGTTTTTTAAAACTATAGACGTTCTATTAATTGATGGATTTGAGCAATTGACTGGTCAGTTTCAAACGCAAGAAATGCTGCTTATTGGTATCAATCATCTTTTGGAATCGGACAAGCAGGTCGTACTTACTTCTTTATATCCGGCAAAAAAGTTATCGGGGTTTGATGAACGCTTGCAGTCTCTCATTTCTCGGGGGTTGATAACCGATATCTTGGCACCATTCCAAAATGACCTGGCCGAAACAGACGGACAAGTTCCGAGCGATTTGTGGAGCAGGATCCTGGCGGCATTAAAGTCTGAATTGTCCCCGACCTCCTATGAAACCTGGTTTCGGGATACAGAAGCTTCTTTGGAAGAGAATACCCTAAAGATCATTGTCTCCAATGATTTTCAAAAGGATTGGCTGGAAAGCAGGTATCATGATGTAATTTCCAAGACGGTTCAAAAAATTGCCGGGCAGGACATTGATTTTCAATATTTGGTGGAAAAAAAACCTGAGCCCTATGAAAGGCCGGTGAACCGGAGCCAACCGGGAATCCGCTTTGGCCTGTCTGATATTCCCTCAACCGGAAAGATGGAAGAGATAAGAGAACTAAAACAACTCTTTAAACAATCGCTTGAGGAGTCAAGGAAAACAAACGCCCTGCTGCAGGAAATAAGGGATCTTTTGCTTAAGTCAGTATGAAATGAGTGCAGTACACATTAGGGACGACAGCGTATCGATAAATGGCAAAAATGGGCATCGTGCACGTTAAAAATTATTTGATACAATTGAAATATTGAAACTGTTTGTCGAGGTAAACCTATTATGCTGATTTTAAACATGAACCATTTGATCACCAGGATTC contains these protein-coding regions:
- a CDS encoding DnaA ATPase domain-containing protein, encoding MIPVDKYTGALNPDFTFQRFIVGSENMFAHAAAMSVVNAPGKAFNPLYVYGPSGQGKTHLVQAIGNEIRAKHPELKVAYTTGDQFWNNQSREFEQFFKTIDVLLIDGFEQLTGQFQTQEMLLIGINHLLESDKQVVLTSLYPAKKLSGFDERLQSLISRGLITDILAPFQNDLAETDGQVPSDLWSRILAALKSELSPTSYETWFRDTEASLEENTLKIIVSNDFQKDWLESRYHDVISKTVQKIAGQDIDFQYLVEKKPEPYERPVNRSQPGIRFGLSDIPSTGKMEEIRELKQLFKQSLEESRKTNALLQEIRDLLLKSV